The following are encoded in a window of Rhodomicrobium lacus genomic DNA:
- the acpS gene encoding holo-ACP synthase, translating to MIIGIGSDLTDIRRVEKTIARYGERFLDRVFTETERAKSDARAARAASYAKRFAAKEACAKALGTGLSEGVFWRDMGVTNLPTGAPTMRLTGGAGQRLAALLPDGHEARIHLTITDDYPLAQAFVIIEALPKA from the coding sequence ATGATCATCGGCATCGGCAGCGACCTCACCGACATCCGCCGCGTCGAAAAGACCATCGCGCGCTATGGCGAGCGCTTTCTCGATCGCGTCTTCACGGAGACGGAGCGCGCGAAATCCGATGCTCGGGCGGCGCGGGCGGCGTCCTACGCCAAACGTTTCGCGGCGAAAGAGGCGTGCGCGAAGGCGCTTGGCACGGGCCTGTCGGAAGGCGTCTTCTGGCGCGACATGGGCGTAACGAACCTTCCGACCGGCGCCCCCACAATGCGGCTCACGGGCGGTGCGGGCCAGCGGCTTGCGGCGCTGCTGCCCGATGGCCACGAGGCGCGCATTCACCTGACCATCACAGATGACTACCCGCTTGCGCAGGCTTTCGTGATCATCGAGGCTCTGCCGAAGGCATAG